In the Clarias gariepinus isolate MV-2021 ecotype Netherlands chromosome 10, CGAR_prim_01v2, whole genome shotgun sequence genome, TAAAACAGCACGTTCTCAAGATAAACACTGGTcttatttctcttttcttcattttcttcctaTTCATGCATCTTCCATGTGTTCTTGCTTTCCTTATctgattaataaaattaaataagaatcatgattttttaaatccCAAACAGCGTTTAATCGAGATGTTccaaaattgtatttagcaccAGCTCTAACATCAATTAATTTCTCCTTTAATATGACTTTCATTATCAAATTCCCCTGATCCATCATGCTTCACCGTGGGTGCGATGGTGTTCTTGGAATTAtagcttcagtgtttttattcGGACATGACTGAACAAACTGAATGAAacggaataatttttttttaattattttagttctacttttttcctttttcctgacCCAGATGTTCGGATTTGTTTTAGCTGCGTTTAAATACACAGCTCTATGCTTTTATCTACAGTTTGCAGGTTGATCTCGGTGTACAATCCCTGGCAAAATGATGGTACAGTATCACCACACTTACAGTATCTACACTTTTTGGCTTCTTGCGGCAGTGTTTCATTTCAATTAACCAAGACCACCAGCTCATTAAAGTCTGTAAGCACTCACTTTTCCCGATTTTAGACGTGTGCCCGTTTTGTTTAAGGATTGCAAATTATCAGGTGATTTGTGCCCAGGTTTACTTTAGATGAAAGTCACTCTTGGTTTACAACAAAGGAGAATATAAATTtgcagctttttttattttatttaaaacgtcTGACGCCGATACTCGTTTGCCGTCTGTCTGGcatacctattttttttttgtttatatattttaatcttaGAAAGTCCCACAgccaaatttaataaaactacatTTTGAATCAATGCAATCAATGCTTAGAGTGCTGCTATAGATTTTGTTAAAGAATCGACAAAGTGATTAGTTGTACAGTATCTAAGCCATGTGTGTAAACACTGTGTATAATCTcttttatgtgtgtgtcttaAGTCTTTATTCTGTGATTTgcttattattcattttgtgtgtCCTCCCCCACCTTTTGTCCTCCCCAACTAGAAGCATTGCATTTGCATGCTTGTTTTCCTAATTTAATTTCcaataaaaagttatttaaaaagtacatgGCGATTCTATAATTTTTACACGTATTTATTCTGTACAAAATATgccagaaattaaaataatcaatcattctgtttgaaaaatgttttagaggCCAGAAAGTAAACAAGCTGGTAAATAGCAACAACAGCAAAAGTTGTAAGTCACAAGTGtgatttttaaatttgttatgaAAAAATATGAACATCCTCCGGTGATCATTTTTGTCAGGGGATACCATCTTTCACATCATCCTGCAACACTTTGGCTTTTCTTATACATCCTTATCATTATTACGAACGTGTTACTCAAACTTTCATGGTTCACTGGGATGAATCAACTGCATAGACAGTAATGTCTATCCCACCGCCCCCTTGAATAAATAATGACTAAATTTACAGTAATTTACAGTTTCACAGAGGAAAACATAACTTTCCTTTGATAAAATGGATATTTTCTGACATATCCAAAAACCCGATTACACAGTTGGATGTCTAAATCCTCTGCGTTAACACACACCGGCGAGGCttctatactgtataagcactttaaaaaaaaatatatagtcatTACCTGTCCTGAGCTGCTGGCAAGTATTTGTGCTGCTTGGGTTTTAAGAAtaatagcaacaacaacaacaacaataataatattaataataattattattattagtagtagtagtagcagtagtattagtagtagtggtgTTCTGgtattatatatcatatatacatatcatatatacaaacattattactataattgtaaatataattataattagaaatcctataattattttatcataaataattaaatgcataATATTAAGTTGTTTACGAGCACTATGTTCATTTCTATcatatttattctatttatatatttatttatatcataaTTTTATATAGAGAGAGATTGGGAAGTGAATCTATCATCAGCGATATGTTGCGAAATTGTAATTTGGAAATTCCCTGCCAACGATTGCTAAACTTTCAACTTTCTTTGGCGGAAAATCACATCCTCCTCTAAAAATCAAAGCTCATGCACTTGAAACCAAAATGATTTGAGCATGTTCCTTAAAATACACTCAATGCAATATTTtggtgttcatgtgtgtgtgtcagagagagagagagagagagagagagagagagagagattatagcTATAAATGCTCCTGGAGAAGCTCAGACACACTCACAGTTGGAAGATGATCCTCCTCATGCTGCTTCTCGCCGCCGCTGTAAGTACTTTGTTCGGGTCTCCGAAAGGAACCAGCATGTTAAGTGCGCTGATAAAGAACTTAAATATCAGTTTGAATTGATGTTACATTATAGTGCAATTTATTGAATTTCGAATTGCTTTAGATTTGATATCTAAATGAATGTTTgcattcaattttattaaaagattaGGAATATTAACGATTCAAATTAACAACATTATTTCATTCTTAATGATAAAGATATTTTACAATAAGATGTTATTCTTATGTTAATAAGAATGAGTTGTATAAAattatgtattgtattttatatttttagtgcAGATTAGAAgcattaaatattgttttgatttttttatattaattttttcacTGAATGTAGTGTAAGGTTTCCTTTTTTATGCTAAGCAATAAACACATGTATCAaggtttgtttgttcgttttgtAAAACCTTTTTCTAGcacttgtgcattttttttttttaaataaaagcatctTTGCCTTGCAGCTCTCTtagatttttaatttgtttaaattacattcattaaaataacCGACCGAGTAATGTAGAAAACAACAATGAAAAAGAAGAgggtttatttcatttttacttcTCAGTCCCACGTGAAGAAGGTCAAAAGCTTGTAATGAGATTTAACAAACCTTATTGTGTGTAtgatgtattgtgtgtgtattaggGGTGTGGCCATGCACACAGCGTTAAGGGCCAGGAGAAAAacggtgcatgtgtgtgtgatgtgaacagcTCGACCTGGGCTTTTCCTGCTGCCAAGTATGACTCCGTGTCAGAACTGGTGCAAAAGTGCCAACACTCACTGCAGAAACTTCAAACTCaggtctctctcacacacacacacacaaacttcaaACAAACATCACAGACACTGTATCAACATCAAATTTAACACACTGTAAAAACACCAGGTTaatgctaataataaataaataaataaataacacttcTTGATCATACACACATTCTTTTGGATGTGACCCGACAAAGCCTTGACTGAGATGCCAGTGATATAATAAAGTGAACTGAACACTGGTTTTGGCTGACAGACGATGGCGGGTATGAAGACGGTGCCTGAGATGGAGTCGACACTGAGTAATGTGACTCAGAGGCTGGAGAGGTTCCAGTACCTGAACAATCAGGGTCTGTACAACGCCCTGCACCTGAATCAGCTCAGTCAGGAGATCCAGCAGCTACATGACACCATGAATGATGCACATCTGGGTACAGTTGGAGGGGAAGCACAGCGCATACGCACGGAGGTACACATACatgtgcccacacacacacacaaggtctGGTCCATTAATTGCTTAGAAAATATTAGGTGAAGATATTTGTACACAGGTTCGCGTACGTACCTTTGTCGGTGTGGGTgtgggatggggggggggggatttgtagggagtcttcagtgtcagtgctctttgttttaaacagcacattatttattttgttgcttCCTAAAATGATaatctgtgttttgtttttgactgggaaattatatacagtatatactcacatataaagtatatatacatacaaaaaattaatttattagaaGCCTAAGAACACATCTTAACCAGTGGTGGTGCCACTAATTGtaaagggtgtttttttttaattatattttcagCAGTCAGAGCGCCCATGTTGCTTAATATCAGGCAAATATGAATCGTTTAGTGACTCTAATGGTGGAACagtggattagtggttagcactgtcgccttgcacattccagggtccgggttcaattacCAACCTGgctcaattcctgtctctgtgtaaatggagtttgcatgttctcaccgtttgcatgttctcccctccTCCTTGGTgaaggttctccggtttcctcccacactccaaagacctgcagattaggcttattggcgttcccaaatcgcctatagtgagtgtatgtgtgtgtgccctgcgaggATTGGCAcgctgttcagggtgtaccctgtcttgtgtcctaagcctcctgggataggctccaggccccttgtGACCCTGTGTCCAGGATAAAGCATTATTGATGTGTAccaagtgagtgagtgaagtgACTCTGATGCAGTTAaacattcatatttaaatatttgcttgTATTTGTCCCCAGTTGCAGACGTTTCAGGAAGAGGTGGATATGATGTACAAGAACAATATCTTCAACCTAGAAACAATAAGAGAGAAGTTACGCTCTCTCAATAACCGTGCCCAGACCTGCAGGTCCATTCCACAAGACTTCAGGAGTAAGTTCTGCCTTTATATTATAAACTGTAATTCGTTTTCTTATGTAaagcacattgttttgttttttcactaaAAAGTTATATTGATATAAAGATCACAGAATTATTACAATTTGAACTCAGTTCAGTTTAATGTTAGTTTCATAATGGTTTTAACAACAGACTTAGTCATTAAAGCAGATGCAACCTTAAGGAAGTGTGTACAATATGAGCAGATTGTGAATATGATTTCTGGTGCCAGGTGAGATTAGCCAGTGAAGCACAGAAAGAAACGGGAATTAAATGCTTTGGTAAAGTGCAGAAACTCCAAGCAGCAGCAGGAGAAGCTAAATGAGCCACAGTAGtagaaaaagattttttcacTAGAATCACACCCTGTTTTCTGTGTCACAGGCACTTGTTCTCAGCGCATGATGAGAAATGTTAGTGCGCCGGTGGTCACTAAGCTGAACCCATTCAGTACATCCTTTATTGCTGGAGCATGGGGTTATGACACTGATCTTAATGGTGAAGAGACATATTGGATCCAGCCGCTAGCTAACGGGCACAGGTTGGGCATTACGGTGCGCTTCTACAAGACCTACGAGGACTTCATGGCTGGAAGGAACCACAGAGATGAAGCACTAGTTAGCTCATACACTCATGCTAATGCGATTCAGGGTCCAGGCACCATCGTTCACAAGGGTGTTGTGTATTATCAGTGCTATAACGTGCCTGAACTCTGTGCCTACGAGGTGACAAGCAAGCAATTCCGACGTCTCGCACTTCCTGATGCTGGATTCAACAACAAATTTCCCTACTGCTATTACAACTGTTTGGACTGGACGGATATCAGCATCTCAGCAGATGACACAGGCTTGTGGGTAATTTACGCCACAGAAGCTAACCACGGGAACATAGTCGTGAGTCGGGTGGACACCGAAGGCTTCAACATAACACACACGTGGAAGACACGTCTGTTCAAGCGTTCAGTGACCAACGCCTTCATGGTGTGTGGCGTGCTTTACGCAACTCGCTACATAAGCACGTATAAAGAGGAAGTGTTCTACGCCTTTGACACCACCACTGGGTTGGAGGAGAACACACTCTCGATCCCCATGGAGAAGGTGGCAGCGGGCGTCGCTAACCTTCACTACAACCCCAAAGACATGAGGCTGTACATGTACAACGGTGGCTACATGCTCGCCTACCGAGCTTACTTCTGAAACGCTAGATCAGAATACGCAATAAAAGGTAGATTTAGAAAATAATTCTCAGTATCGCAGAAAATCGTAGTGAAATCCTGCCAACTGTAAGTTGATCAAGTATCTTTAATTGTTAGAAAAGGCATTTTCTGTCATAGTGTACAgaccaagataaaaaaaaaaatctaaaccttATGTATGCACCTTAGTAATGCTTCATTAATGAGAAATCAATCTTTTGTGTGGAATTATGGCTGTATGTATAATactataaactaataaataccagatgttttacatttaaattgagTTTTGGTTTTATTGCAGTTTGGATTTTCAtaccaaatagattttttaaaattatctaatTCTGGCTCATGATGGCCCTCTGTTGGTCAGAGTTTTGCACAGGCTTGTCCTTTAGCTGGATCCGGACAATGGAGGACAACTGAAAGAAATACTTTAGAGTTGGGGTAAGATAAATGAATCCAGGGATTTTGCACTTccactgtttttaattttacattccCGAAAAGTAATAATCTCAAATCTAAATTCTCACATGCAACACACACTAAGCAGTacaaaatactaataatattacatGGTAAGCATACCTATAAAGTTTGAACACTGACAAAAGTTATgctacatgaataaataaataaatgaatatgtaataaatgtaatgtaaaaaaataaatacgtaAATATTGGGCATAACATATTGGGTTAAATTTGGGATCATGATGCATTTCCAATTAGTTTTTAGAGGAGCAAATTAGACAAAATAATTTTCTACTATTAAagacaattaattaaatatatatcatGACAGTATATCAAGATATTAAAAATTTAGATCAAGCAGATGTAAATTCTATCCTGTCAACAACTcatatttaaacacttttactGCCATCGTATACAGAGTGAGTGAAAACGTAACCTGGCATTaaaaattgacaataaagtccatatttaaatttttttattttaaaacaaattgtacatgtacttaattacatagAAAAATGAAAGCACATCTTCACATAACAACGTATAACAAAATATAACTCATATTAAATTCATTTCATAAATAAACCATACCGTATTAGTCATTGCCTTTTCAAAAACTCAGCATTTAaaggtgacatttttttttttactttaataatcTATTGATGTTTGATGCAATAAACTGATGAGTacattttatgctatttttaaagaattaaatcaTTCACGTTGCTAAATATCAGACGAATATGAAATTCTGAAATAGATTTTAGTCTAGTAGAAAACACCAAAGTTAAGCTCGAttagaaaatgtgtttaaaagtgaaaaaatatacagtatatacagcaaCAGTGAAATTAGCAACAGTGGCAgtaggataaaaaaataatacgaGAAGTTAAAGAAATATGAACAACTGAAAGCGgaactaagaaaaaaataaggaagGTTAAAAAAAGGATGTAATTTTGCTGTAATGAGCGCACAGGGTTATGACTTTTAACTTATTTTTGTGCCGATCGATGCTTCTTAGGGCTGTTTATGTTGATGTTCAGCACAGAAATTTAAGAAGAATAAACAGGGGTATAGTCTTCAGGTACACCAGTCCATCAGTGTTTCATTACATTGACTTGACTAGGCATCAGGGGTAGTAGTGGGAGGACACCGTCACTGAGAACCCAATCCTGATGGGTATTTTatcttctttcatttttgattcagttaataaaatgtgtgtaatgtgtaccTAAAATATACACAGCACGTGGACTCTGTTTGAAGCTGCACTATTTGTGTGAGAGGATGTTTTTGCAGAAGCCTTTGGCAGTTTTGCAGAACTCCTGTCACAGCCTCATACAGCCCTGATCGAGCTGTCCacatcacacacgcacacacacacacacacacacacacacacacgcacacacacacacacacacactttcatttaCACCATTttcagacgcccttatccagagccaaTAATATTATTCGTCTgatcagttgagggttaagggcattGCTCTAGGGCCCAATGCTGGCAACTTGGTAGTGCCGAGTTTTAAACCTttctgtagtccaatgccttaaccactgagctacccctgcccatACTATTTCTTTCCTGGCCCTGAAGACTGTAAGCATGACCATGCGCTTAATACACACAATATGTCATACATAaacatgaacatactgtacacacaacaccTACTCTGAACAGTGCTTTATCATAaagttttatatacattaatagagtgtgtgtagtgtttaagCAAACATAAGTGTGTATGGacctttttaaagctttttaaaattgacTTAAAGCTTTCATCTTCTTT is a window encoding:
- the LOC128531821 gene encoding olfactomedin-like, whose amino-acid sequence is MLLEKLRHTHSWKMILLMLLLAAAGCGHAHSVKGQEKNGACVCDVNSSTWAFPAAKYDSVSELVQKCQHSLQKLQTQTMAGMKTVPEMESTLSNVTQRLERFQYLNNQGLYNALHLNQLSQEIQQLHDTMNDAHLGTVGGEAQRIRTELQTFQEEVDMMYKNNIFNLETIREKLRSLNNRAQTCRSIPQDFRSTCSQRMMRNVSAPVVTKLNPFSTSFIAGAWGYDTDLNGEETYWIQPLANGHRLGITVRFYKTYEDFMAGRNHRDEALVSSYTHANAIQGPGTIVHKGVVYYQCYNVPELCAYEVTSKQFRRLALPDAGFNNKFPYCYYNCLDWTDISISADDTGLWVIYATEANHGNIVVSRVDTEGFNITHTWKTRLFKRSVTNAFMVCGVLYATRYISTYKEEVFYAFDTTTGLEENTLSIPMEKVAAGVANLHYNPKDMRLYMYNGGYMLAYRAYF